In the Chitinophagales bacterium genome, one interval contains:
- a CDS encoding inorganic diphosphatase produces the protein MKIEKTNPWHGVSRGNLGSYLVNGLIEIPKGSRAKYEVDKESGLLRLDRVIYSSMYYPANYGFIPQSYCGDRDPLDILILTSEVIVPLCIVPAKVIGVMRMIDSGDTDDKIIAVCAGDPSVNHIQDISELPEHSLLELRNFFEEYKKLEKKHVVVADFLNREAAMQIVEESFVAYDKLVNSNNII, from the coding sequence ATGAAAATAGAAAAAACTAATCCCTGGCATGGCGTGAGCAGAGGCAATTTAGGCTCTTATTTAGTGAATGGTCTTATCGAGATACCAAAGGGTAGCCGAGCTAAGTATGAGGTTGATAAAGAAAGTGGATTGCTGCGATTAGATCGCGTTATCTATTCTTCGATGTATTATCCAGCAAACTATGGCTTTATTCCTCAAAGTTATTGTGGAGATCGTGATCCACTAGATATTTTGATATTGACTTCAGAAGTTATAGTTCCTTTATGCATAGTTCCTGCGAAGGTGATAGGTGTTATGCGAATGATAGATAGCGGGGACACTGATGATAAAATCATAGCTGTATGTGCTGGAGATCCTAGTGTGAATCATATTCAAGATATATCCGAACTTCCAGAACACAGTCTTTTAGAATTGAGAAATTTTTTTGAGGAATATAAAAAACTAGAGAAGAAACATGTTGTTGTGGCGGATTTTTTGAATCGTGAAGCTGCTATGCAAATTGTAGAGGAAAGTTTTGTGGCATATGACAAGCTTGTAAATTCCAACAATATCATTTGA
- a CDS encoding ATP-binding protein: protein MEFYRKIQPKLQEWRHYNSRKPLILRGARQVGKTTAVNEFGASFGQYIYLNLEKPKDVAHFEDYKDINELTQRIFFAHNKSTQKLADTLLFIDEIQERPKVMNLLRYFYEELPELCVIAAGSMLESLFDHQYQFPVGRVEYYVLRPANFEEFLHANQETAALEIINTIPLPDYATDRLFDLFHTFALIGGMPEIVKQYALSIDLKSLQRYFQSIINSYLDDVEKYAISSAQGQYLRFVIKSMFSVAGSRIKFENFANSNYKSKDMGESLRTLEKAMILNLAYPTTHHTLPLLPDYKKSPKLHILDIGLLNHFVGLQLEILSKKELSGVYQGAMIELLVGQEIKSTQYESLEPLHFWVRDKKGSDAEIDYLLNFNGKLIPVEVKSGKIGKLKSLLMYMDLAPHTMAVRVYGGKLSIDTVTTPKGKEFKLLNLPYFLSFKMYEYLGWFENYIQKEVK from the coding sequence ATGGAATTTTATAGAAAAATACAGCCAAAACTTCAAGAATGGCGACACTATAATAGCCGAAAACCCCTCATACTGAGAGGGGCTCGCCAAGTAGGTAAAACGACGGCTGTAAATGAGTTTGGTGCGAGTTTTGGTCAATATATCTACCTCAATCTTGAAAAACCGAAAGATGTGGCACATTTTGAGGATTATAAAGATATCAATGAACTGACGCAGCGCATATTTTTCGCTCATAACAAATCAACTCAAAAATTAGCAGATACCCTCCTCTTTATAGATGAAATTCAGGAGCGCCCCAAGGTTATGAATTTGCTGCGCTATTTCTATGAAGAACTACCTGAACTTTGTGTAATAGCTGCTGGGTCTATGCTCGAGAGTTTATTTGACCATCAATACCAATTTCCTGTAGGTCGTGTAGAGTATTATGTACTTCGTCCTGCCAATTTTGAAGAATTTCTTCATGCTAATCAAGAGACGGCTGCTCTGGAGATCATAAATACGATACCCTTGCCCGATTATGCAACAGATAGATTGTTTGATTTGTTTCATACTTTCGCACTCATAGGCGGCATGCCAGAGATCGTCAAGCAATACGCGCTCAGCATAGATCTAAAATCACTCCAACGCTATTTTCAGTCTATCATCAATTCCTATTTAGATGATGTGGAGAAATATGCGATTTCTTCGGCTCAAGGTCAATATCTCCGATTTGTTATCAAATCTATGTTTTCTGTAGCTGGTTCGAGGATAAAATTTGAGAATTTTGCCAACTCCAACTATAAGTCTAAGGATATGGGCGAATCGCTTCGCACCTTAGAAAAAGCGATGATACTCAATCTCGCTTATCCTACGACACATCATACCTTACCTCTCCTGCCTGATTATAAAAAATCTCCTAAACTACATATCTTAGATATTGGCTTATTAAATCATTTCGTAGGATTACAATTAGAAATATTGAGTAAAAAAGAGCTCAGCGGTGTTTACCAAGGTGCTATGATAGAATTATTGGTAGGGCAGGAAATTAAATCAACCCAGTATGAGTCCCTAGAGCCTTTGCATTTCTGGGTTAGAGATAAAAAAGGTTCTGATGCCGAGATAGATTATTTGCTTAATTTTAATGGAAAATTGATACCTGTAGAAGTGAAATCTGGGAAAATAGGCAAACTAAAATCGCTACTAATGTATATGGATTTAGCACCTCATACCATGGCCGTGCGCGTCTATGGAGGCAAATTATCGATAGATACTGTTACAACACCTAAAGGAAAAGAATTCAAACTACTAAATTTACCCTATTTCTTATCATTTAAAATGTATGAATATTTGGGATGGTTTGAGAATTATATCCAAAAGGAGGTAAAATAA
- a CDS encoding dipeptidase: protein MSTYKSTVQHNKEQYLQELIELLKFPSISADPAYKQDVMNCARFVSDKMNAIGLDKVEIIPTKGYPVVYGEKIIDATKPTILVYGHYDVQPADPIDLWTSPPFEPVIKDGKIYARGAADDKGQFYMHFKALDILLSENKLNCNIKCIVEGEEEIGSEHLEEFVNQYKDKLKSDCIVISDTSMISNEHPSITTGLRGLAYMEVEVTGPNRDLHSGVYGGAVGNPINTLCKMIASMQDENGTITIPHFYEKVEAVSDAERAAMSKAPFDITEYKKHLDIDEVFGEREYAVLERVSIRPTLDVNGIWGGYIGEGAKTVLPSKAYAKISMRLVPNQDYHEISKLFETHFKSIAPPYVKVKVTPHHGGEPAVTPTDSKAYKAAEKAVETTYGKTPIPLRTGGSIPIVSMFKRVLGIDTVLLGFGLDTDAIHSPNEHYHVWNYLKGIETLCCFYEEMGR, encoded by the coding sequence ATGAGTACATATAAATCTACGGTCCAACATAACAAAGAACAATATCTCCAAGAACTCATCGAACTTTTAAAATTTCCATCCATTTCAGCAGACCCTGCATATAAGCAAGATGTGATGAATTGTGCACGATTCGTATCTGATAAAATGAATGCTATTGGATTAGACAAAGTAGAAATTATCCCTACCAAAGGCTATCCTGTGGTGTATGGAGAAAAGATAATCGATGCGACTAAGCCAACGATTTTGGTTTATGGACACTACGATGTACAACCAGCCGATCCAATAGACTTATGGACTTCGCCTCCATTCGAGCCTGTCATTAAAGATGGAAAAATCTATGCTCGTGGTGCCGCAGATGACAAAGGACAGTTTTATATGCACTTCAAAGCATTAGATATTTTACTTTCTGAAAACAAACTGAACTGCAATATCAAATGTATCGTAGAAGGGGAAGAAGAGATAGGCTCCGAGCATTTAGAAGAATTTGTCAATCAATATAAAGACAAACTCAAAAGCGACTGCATCGTGATATCGGATACGTCTATGATATCCAATGAACATCCATCTATCACGACTGGTTTGAGAGGTTTGGCATATATGGAAGTAGAAGTCACAGGACCTAATAGAGATCTCCATTCTGGAGTATATGGCGGTGCGGTGGGTAATCCTATCAATACCTTATGTAAAATGATAGCCTCTATGCAGGACGAAAATGGTACCATAACAATCCCTCATTTCTATGAAAAGGTAGAGGCGGTAAGCGATGCAGAGAGAGCAGCTATGTCCAAAGCACCTTTCGATATTACCGAATATAAAAAGCATTTAGATATTGATGAAGTTTTCGGAGAGAGGGAGTATGCAGTATTAGAACGCGTGAGCATTCGCCCTACACTCGATGTGAATGGTATCTGGGGCGGCTATATCGGCGAAGGAGCGAAGACAGTTTTGCCATCGAAAGCGTACGCTAAAATCTCAATGCGATTGGTCCCAAATCAAGATTATCACGAAATTTCTAAGTTGTTCGAAACACATTTCAAGTCGATAGCTCCACCTTATGTCAAGGTAAAAGTAACACCGCATCATGGTGGCGAGCCCGCTGTCACACCTACCGATAGTAAGGCTTATAAAGCCGCTGAAAAAGCAGTAGAGACCACCTATGGCAAAACACCTATTCCATTGAGAACAGGAGGTTCTATTCCTATCGTATCAATGTTTAAACGAGTATTAGGTATCGATACTGTTTTGCTTGGTTTTGGACTCGATACGGATGCTATCCATTCGCCAAATGAACATTATCATGTCTGGAACTATTTAAAAGGGATTGAGACGTTGTGTTGCTTTTATGAGGAAATGGGAAGGTAG
- a CDS encoding sulfatase-like hydrolase/transferase, producing MKTLFGLVRLLTFQLAICQFFRLLFILLSPARFDFTLIIGSMWTGLAFDLGVSLLVVFLVLFIQLIVSRLTQNAQNKVLTVALFILILIQALASLGDIILYKYWDSIFSIRAYPYLKNIGEMLKNVSWINGLFAIFFLALTSFIFHYSLKYLDFKKVGSSPWYGRVFILLILMPISFLVLRGGFREIPRNQSDAFFCDHRTYNMAAINSTWNFFNVLVENQKFLETNPYRKLSEDIVLHRIHEIQTLGQSKDVKLFNFQGNPNIVLITLEGVSAEVLKLHNRDSSYMPFLESLIDSSYYFANAYAVGSRTEQGLGALLSGSLATPYNSLTDNVSALSDLPSIVSTMKDRKYDTRFVFGGNVEFANMLAYLTEIGFDTIIDILNFSKEKQLQSLGVPDEYLFQELIVQYRKMKSPFFLHTLTLSTHEPFDIPKLKIYSSERKMYLQSVTYLDKQLQNFFTAVRQDKKFKNTLFVIISDHSHKMPNDCDIASKERYHIPLLFYSHGLNSSFRGYKDSLLFAQQNLPATLSYLLNWKEKNYLKFSRNHFSDMNRYSISAFVNGYLYQTDTSAISYDYVWRPYDTTNQDLVMQHSYPQAILQYLADQIRGVRSIKEK from the coding sequence TTGAAAACTCTCTTTGGTTTAGTGCGATTATTAACTTTTCAGTTAGCAATCTGCCAGTTTTTTCGTTTACTTTTCATTTTACTATCTCCCGCTCGGTTTGATTTCACCTTGATTATTGGCAGTATGTGGACAGGGCTAGCTTTTGATTTGGGAGTTAGCTTGCTTGTTGTCTTTTTAGTTTTATTCATTCAGTTAATAGTATCTAGGTTGACTCAGAATGCTCAAAATAAAGTCTTGACAGTCGCTTTATTTATACTCATACTCATTCAAGCATTAGCTTCACTGGGGGATATTATACTTTATAAATATTGGGATAGTATTTTTAGCATTCGTGCTTATCCTTATCTCAAAAACATAGGGGAAATGCTGAAAAATGTATCGTGGATTAATGGCTTGTTTGCAATCTTTTTTCTTGCTTTGACCTCATTTATTTTTCACTATAGTTTGAAATATTTGGATTTCAAGAAAGTAGGAAGTTCCCCATGGTATGGACGTGTATTCATTTTATTGATTTTAATGCCAATTAGTTTTCTAGTTCTTCGAGGTGGCTTTCGAGAAATACCTCGCAATCAAAGCGATGCTTTTTTCTGTGATCATAGAACCTACAATATGGCTGCTATCAATAGTACTTGGAATTTTTTCAATGTATTGGTTGAAAATCAAAAGTTCTTAGAAACTAATCCATACCGCAAATTGTCAGAAGATATAGTATTGCATAGAATTCACGAAATTCAAACTTTAGGGCAATCAAAAGATGTCAAATTATTCAATTTTCAAGGTAATCCTAACATCGTGCTGATAACGTTGGAAGGCGTAAGCGCTGAGGTTTTGAAACTTCATAATAGGGATAGTTCATATATGCCTTTTCTAGAGTCCTTGATAGATTCTTCTTACTATTTTGCAAATGCATACGCTGTGGGTTCACGCACGGAGCAAGGCCTTGGAGCACTTTTATCTGGAAGTCTAGCTACTCCATATAATAGTTTGACAGATAATGTGAGTGCGTTATCAGATTTGCCAAGTATAGTGTCAACTATGAAGGATAGAAAATATGATACGCGTTTTGTCTTCGGCGGTAATGTGGAATTCGCCAACATGCTTGCTTATCTAACCGAAATCGGTTTTGATACAATTATTGATATTCTGAATTTCTCTAAAGAAAAACAATTGCAGAGTTTAGGTGTACCAGATGAATATTTATTTCAAGAATTGATAGTACAATATAGAAAAATGAAATCTCCTTTTTTTCTGCATACATTGACATTGAGCACGCATGAGCCATTTGATATACCCAAGTTAAAGATATACTCGTCTGAACGAAAAATGTATTTGCAGAGTGTAACCTATCTCGACAAACAACTGCAAAATTTCTTTACTGCGGTTCGTCAAGATAAAAAATTTAAGAATACGCTATTTGTTATCATTTCTGACCATTCGCATAAAATGCCTAATGACTGTGATATTGCGAGTAAGGAAAGGTATCATATTCCTTTATTGTTTTACTCTCATGGCTTAAATTCAAGCTTTCGTGGGTATAAGGATAGTTTGTTATTCGCACAGCAAAACCTACCCGCTACGCTATCATATCTTTTGAACTGGAAAGAAAAAAACTATCTAAAGTTTTCTAGAAATCATTTTTCAGATATGAATAGATATAGTATTAGTGCTTTTGTCAATGGATATCTTTATCAGACCGATACTTCTGCTATTTCTTATGATTATGTATGGCGACCTTATGATACGACCAATCAAGACTTAGTCATGCAACATAGTTATCCCCAAGCGATATTGCAGTATTTAGCGGATCAAATTCGCGGTGTCCGATCTATTAAGGAAAAATAA
- a CDS encoding glutathione peroxidase — protein MKKWFFSLLNSFGLLNSQNNFPELKESSIYDFTMKTIQGKDKSIADYKGKVIVIVNVASKCGLTPQYKELEEVFKKYKDLGLVVLGFPANEFLAQEPGDNKQIAEFCQVNYGVSFDMFSKIVVKGPEMHPFYQFLTQKKYNNLQDADIKWNFQKFIFDKQGKMIKVVSPRDHINSAENIQLIESLLK, from the coding sequence ATGAAAAAATGGTTTTTCTCACTACTCAATTCTTTTGGACTGCTCAATAGTCAGAATAATTTTCCAGAGCTCAAGGAAAGTTCGATTTACGACTTTACGATGAAGACAATTCAAGGAAAAGATAAATCGATAGCAGATTATAAAGGCAAGGTTATTGTCATAGTCAATGTAGCTAGTAAATGCGGACTCACACCTCAATACAAGGAATTGGAAGAGGTTTTCAAAAAGTATAAGGATCTGGGTTTGGTAGTCTTAGGATTTCCCGCCAATGAGTTTCTAGCACAAGAACCGGGTGACAACAAACAGATAGCTGAGTTTTGCCAAGTGAATTATGGTGTCAGCTTCGATATGTTTTCCAAAATCGTAGTGAAAGGTCCTGAAATGCATCCATTCTATCAGTTCCTAACTCAAAAGAAATACAATAATCTGCAAGATGCTGATATCAAGTGGAATTTTCAGAAATTCATATTCGATAAGCAAGGAAAAATGATCAAGGTGGTATCTCCAAGAGATCATATCAACTCAGCAGAAAATATCCAATTAATTGAAAGTTTACTGAAATAA
- a CDS encoding DUF4105 domain-containing protein — protein sequence MKKIFINIKLFILFLFMNIKINAQQFSILTCSRGDEIYSTFGHSAIRYQDSLQGIDWVYNYGLFDFHDPNFIPKFCLGKLDYMVGKESMNDFMAQYVYQQREVKEQILNLTSAQRDSLLQFLEWNIREENKYYRYDFLFNNCATKIIEVLEKNCIGVEMKFYEEEDKKSFRQHIHANARNSVPWIDWGMDVALGLPVDRRASAREYCFLPEFVAKSIALSKTQGASLVSSESVLIPETPSVSSSWSWLWSPNAFAIILLLCVLVLKWWQPAWSHSFYGILFFILGIGGLVIGFEWFFTEHSVTKNNLNLLWLNPLFVFYGYALMAKKEWLWFKRIVQLCFGLALLAIFFKVQDIHAASRTLIIAAFIITSVHFHYKLKRD from the coding sequence ATGAAAAAGATATTTATCAATATAAAGCTGTTTATTCTATTTTTATTTATGAACATAAAGATAAATGCGCAGCAATTTAGTATTCTTACTTGCAGCCGAGGCGACGAGATATACAGCACATTTGGTCATTCAGCCATCCGCTATCAAGATAGTCTGCAGGGGATTGACTGGGTATATAATTATGGTTTATTCGATTTTCATGACCCTAATTTTATTCCGAAGTTTTGTTTGGGGAAATTGGATTATATGGTAGGTAAGGAATCTATGAACGATTTCATGGCTCAATATGTCTATCAGCAGCGTGAGGTCAAGGAGCAAATCCTAAATTTAACCTCTGCTCAAAGAGATAGTTTATTGCAATTTCTAGAATGGAATATTCGTGAAGAGAATAAATATTATCGATATGATTTTTTATTCAATAATTGTGCCACGAAGATTATAGAAGTCTTGGAGAAAAACTGTATAGGGGTGGAGATGAAATTTTATGAGGAAGAGGATAAAAAATCATTTCGGCAGCATATTCATGCGAATGCCCGAAACTCTGTACCATGGATAGATTGGGGAATGGACGTGGCACTAGGTCTGCCAGTAGATAGAAGAGCAAGTGCAAGAGAATATTGTTTTTTGCCAGAATTTGTAGCCAAGTCCATAGCATTGTCTAAGACACAGGGAGCTAGCTTAGTGTCTAGTGAGTCTGTCTTAATACCAGAAACACCTAGTGTTTCTTCTAGCTGGTCTTGGCTATGGTCACCCAATGCCTTTGCAATTATTCTCCTATTATGCGTTCTAGTTTTGAAATGGTGGCAACCTGCATGGTCGCATAGTTTTTATGGCATTTTATTTTTTATCCTAGGTATTGGAGGTTTGGTCATAGGTTTTGAATGGTTTTTTACTGAACATTCAGTGACAAAAAATAATTTGAATTTACTGTGGCTGAATCCACTATTTGTGTTCTACGGGTATGCACTCATGGCTAAGAAGGAATGGCTATGGTTTAAACGTATCGTCCAACTCTGCTTTGGATTGGCTCTTTTAGCTATATTTTTTAAAGTTCAAGATATACACGCTGCAAGTAGAACTCTTATTATTGCTGCTTTTATCATTACAAGTGTGCATTTTCATTATAAGTTGAAGAGGGATTGA
- a CDS encoding glycosyltransferase family 4 protein, with product MAIKLGLDAKRAFNNHSGLGVYSRGVIEELAKNLPCENLVLFTPKRKIWHSSLTTITSRLGALWRSFVVYFDLLKYDIEVYHGLAGELPFFIPKKVKTVVTIHDLLFLRFPQDYPSIDRVIYHHKAKYACRKADKIIAVSEVTKQEIIRFYHIDEEKIEVIPVPISDKILHKQEKPYHKDYIVCISSFIGRKNQDVLVKAFAKIKDQVTYDLIFIGGGKRKNEIIHLSRKMKCETRIQFLSKLTDTEKFNYLDHSLFSAYPSRGEGFGIPILESFLYNKPIILSDTPIHREVADEAGIYFRDNDVGDLAEKLLVVPTLIKHNFTELAQQRIANFQAEDVAIKLKEIYFSLIDRTPRI from the coding sequence GTGGCAATAAAACTAGGACTCGACGCTAAGCGCGCATTTAACAATCACTCTGGACTAGGGGTCTATAGTAGAGGAGTTATAGAAGAATTAGCTAAAAACTTGCCATGTGAAAATCTAGTTCTCTTTACTCCAAAAAGGAAAATATGGCATTCTTCTTTGACTACTATTACTAGCAGATTAGGAGCGCTGTGGAGGTCGTTTGTTGTTTATTTTGACTTGCTGAAATATGATATAGAAGTCTATCATGGCTTAGCAGGTGAGTTGCCTTTTTTTATTCCTAAGAAAGTAAAAACAGTAGTCACGATTCATGATCTTTTATTTCTTCGTTTTCCGCAGGACTATCCATCGATAGATAGAGTGATATATCATCATAAAGCTAAATATGCCTGCCGAAAAGCAGATAAAATTATAGCTGTGAGCGAAGTTACAAAACAAGAAATCATTCGTTTTTATCACATAGATGAAGAAAAAATAGAAGTAATACCTGTTCCTATTTCGGATAAAATTCTACATAAACAAGAAAAACCATATCACAAAGATTATATCGTTTGTATCTCGTCCTTTATCGGTAGAAAAAATCAAGATGTATTAGTCAAAGCATTTGCGAAAATAAAGGACCAGGTCACCTACGATTTGATATTCATAGGAGGAGGTAAACGTAAGAATGAAATTATTCACTTATCGAGAAAAATGAAATGTGAGACTAGAATTCAATTTTTAAGTAAGTTGACAGATACAGAGAAATTTAACTACTTAGACCATAGTTTGTTTTCAGCATATCCCAGTAGAGGTGAGGGTTTTGGGATTCCTATCTTAGAATCTTTTCTTTACAATAAGCCGATTATACTTAGCGATACTCCTATACACCGCGAGGTGGCAGATGAGGCAGGTATTTATTTCCGAGACAATGATGTGGGTGACTTGGCTGAGAAGCTTTTAGTTGTGCCAACATTAATCAAACATAATTTTACAGAATTGGCACAACAAAGAATAGCAAATTTTCAAGCTGAAGATGTAGCAATAAAACTAAAAGAAATTTATTTTTCCTTAATAGATCGGACACCGCGAATTTGA
- a CDS encoding GxxExxY protein: protein MIFLKEESYKIIGLCMEVHNQLGAGFLEIVYKDALEYEIRKENIRFEREKKFEVNYKGIVLPHNFYADFVVFNEIILEVKSTSNLCDADIAQCLNYLKVSQCKLAILVNFGEKSLVYKRIVL, encoded by the coding sequence ATGATTTTTCTAAAAGAAGAAAGCTATAAAATAATTGGACTATGCATGGAAGTGCATAATCAGCTTGGAGCTGGGTTTCTAGAAATTGTTTATAAAGATGCGCTTGAATACGAAATTAGAAAAGAAAATATTCGTTTTGAAAGAGAGAAAAAGTTTGAAGTAAATTATAAAGGAATAGTTTTGCCGCATAACTTTTATGCAGACTTCGTAGTTTTTAATGAGATAATTTTAGAAGTTAAATCTACTTCAAACTTATGTGATGCCGATATAGCACAATGTTTAAATTATCTGAAGGTTTCACAATGTAAACTGGCTATTTTAGTAAACTTTGGAGAAAAAAGTCTAGTATATAAGAGAATAGTATTATAA
- a CDS encoding proline--tRNA ligase: protein MSDFLTKRSEDISQWYNDLVLKGGLADYSDVRGCMVIKPYGYALWENMRDALDKMIKDTGHVNAYFPLFVPKSLFEAEEKNAEGFAKECAVVTHYRLKNDPDNKGKLIVDPEAKLEEELVVRPTSEAVIWNTYRKWIESYRDLPLLINQWANVVRWEMRTKLFLRTAEFLWQEGHTAHATKEEAIEETEKMLGVYAEFAEKYLAIPVYQGKKTESERFAGADDTLCIEALMQDGRALQAGTSHFLGQNFAKAFDVKYQTTEGRDEYVWATSWGVSTRLIGALLMTHSDDNGIVMPPKVAPHQVVFVPFLHEKKPEQNQVLLDKCNEYVAQFKAKGIRCLIDKDLTKRPGFKFAEHELKGIPVRIVFGPRDLEENVAEVARRDNLTKESISQDNLVEHVEKLLDDIQANIFNRAKEYRNTNTRESVDYADFKKKIEEGGFVLAHWDGTAETEEKIKEETKATIRCIPYDFEQTDGKCIYSGKETNHRVLFARAH, encoded by the coding sequence ATGAGCGATTTTTTAACGAAGAGAAGTGAGGATATTAGTCAGTGGTATAATGACTTGGTATTAAAAGGTGGATTGGCCGATTACAGCGATGTGCGAGGCTGCATGGTCATCAAGCCCTATGGCTATGCCCTTTGGGAAAATATGCGCGATGCCCTAGATAAAATGATTAAGGACACCGGTCACGTGAATGCCTACTTCCCACTATTCGTTCCTAAGAGTTTGTTTGAAGCCGAAGAAAAAAACGCCGAAGGCTTCGCCAAAGAATGTGCCGTGGTGACGCACTATCGCTTGAAAAATGATCCTGATAATAAAGGCAAGCTCATAGTAGATCCAGAAGCCAAGTTGGAAGAAGAACTTGTCGTGCGTCCTACTTCAGAAGCCGTTATCTGGAATACCTATAGAAAATGGATCGAATCTTATCGTGATTTACCATTGCTTATCAATCAATGGGCGAATGTCGTGCGATGGGAAATGAGAACTAAACTTTTTCTCCGTACTGCAGAATTTCTATGGCAAGAAGGACACACCGCTCATGCCACGAAAGAAGAAGCTATCGAAGAAACCGAGAAAATGCTTGGAGTTTATGCTGAATTTGCCGAAAAATATTTAGCTATTCCAGTTTATCAAGGGAAGAAAACAGAGAGTGAGCGCTTCGCAGGTGCGGATGACACCTTGTGTATTGAAGCCTTGATGCAAGATGGCAGAGCATTACAGGCGGGTACTTCTCATTTCCTTGGTCAAAATTTTGCTAAGGCTTTTGATGTCAAATACCAAACCACAGAGGGTAGAGACGAATATGTATGGGCTACCTCATGGGGTGTTTCTACACGATTGATAGGAGCTTTGTTGATGACACATTCCGATGATAATGGTATCGTGATGCCGCCAAAAGTAGCTCCGCATCAGGTCGTATTTGTGCCATTTCTACACGAAAAAAAGCCAGAACAAAATCAAGTCTTGCTTGATAAATGTAATGAATATGTAGCACAATTCAAGGCCAAAGGAATTCGTTGCTTAATTGATAAAGACTTAACTAAACGTCCTGGCTTCAAATTTGCTGAGCATGAGCTCAAAGGAATACCAGTGCGAATTGTATTCGGACCAAGAGACCTCGAAGAAAATGTAGCTGAGGTAGCACGCCGAGATAATTTGACCAAAGAATCTATCTCGCAAGATAATTTAGTAGAGCATGTAGAAAAATTGTTAGACGATATTCAAGCCAATATCTTCAATAGAGCTAAAGAATATCGCAATACCAATACCCGTGAATCTGTGGACTATGCCGACTTTAAGAAAAAGATAGAAGAAGGTGGTTTCGTGCTGGCCCACTGGGATGGCACTGCGGAGACCGAAGAAAAAATCAAGGAGGAAACCAAGGCTACAATTCGCTGCATTCCTTACGATTTCGAGCAAACTGATGGAAAATGCATATATAGTGGCAAAGAAACAAATCATAGAGTCTTGTTTGCGAGGGCGCATTAA